Part of the Streptomyces sp. f51 genome is shown below.
GGCATGGCCGTGGCGGGCATGATCCTGTCGTCGATCGGCGTCGTCCTGCTGGCGCTCATGGTCGCCACCGGGGGAGCCCGCGACTTCTGGGACGGCTTCAAGGAGGGGGCCGACAGCGGCGGCAGCTCGCTCTCCCTGCACAAGGGCCAGTGCTTCGACGCGCCGAGCGGCACCCTGGAGGGCGTCGCCTACGACGTCGACTTCGTGCCGTGCTCCGGGAAGCACGACGCCGAGGTGTTCGCCGAGGCGACCGCGCACGACGGTTCCTACCCGGGCGACTCCGCGGTCTCCGCCGAGGCCGGGGACATGTGCTACACGCTCACGGACACGTACGCGATGGACGGCTGGGCCGTCCCGGACGACGTCGACGTCTACTACTTCACGCCGACCCGGCAGAGCTGGAGCAGGGGCGACCGCGAGATCACCTGCATGTTCGGGAACACCGACGAGCACGCGACCCTGACGGGCTCGCTGCGCAAGGACTCCACGACGCTCGACGCGGACCAGCTCGCCTATCTGGAGGCGGCGCGGATCCTCAACCGGGCGATGGACACGGCCCCCGAGGCGCAGTACGTCGAGGACGACCTGCCGGGCCACAAGAAGTGGGCGACCAGGGTCTCGGGGGCTCTCGCGAAGCAGACCGGGATGCTCCGGGGCCACACGTTCGCGCCCGCCGTGAACCGCCGGGTCGCGGTTCTGGCCAAAAATCTCGACCGGGCCCGCGCGGAATGGCTGAAGGCCGCTGGGTCGCCGGACGCGGACACCTTCTACGCCCACTACGACAAGGCCATGAAGTTCATGGACCCCGACAAGACGGTCACGACCCGCAAGGCTCTGGGGCTGGCCACCACCCCGCCGAAGGAGGACCAGGGCGGCAGCGGCGGTAGCGGCGGCGAAGACGGCTCCGGAATCGAGGTGTGACGGCAGCCACAGTGGGGAGAAAGTGCCTGCGTAATGCCCTCAAAGGGCAGACGTCATCACATCGAGTGATTCTCTGGCCTTCGCTTGCATGGCACAACCCACGGTTGCCACGCTGTTGCTGTCTGTACAACCTGATGGGAGCGGCTAAGTGACATTCGGTGAGCAGCCGGCGTATCTGCGCGTCGCGGGCGATCTCCGCAAGAAGATCGTCGACGGTTCGCTGCCACCGCACACCCGGCTCCCCTCGCAGGCCAGAATCCGCGAGGAGTACGGAGTCTCGGACACGGTCGCCCTGGAGGCGCGCAAAGTGCTGATGGCCGAGGGCCTGGTCGAGGGCCGCTCCGGCTCGGGCACATACGTCCGCGAGCGTCCGGTGCCGCGCCGCCTCGCCCGCTCCGGGTACCGCCAGGACAGCGGCGCCACCCCCTTCCGCCAGGAGCAGGCCGACCTCGCCGTGCGCGGCACCTGGGAGTCGCACAGCCGGCAGGTCGAGGCGAGCGGCGCGATCGCCGAGCGGCTGGACATCCAGCCCGGCGACCGTGTGATGTGCACGAACTACGTCTACCGCGACGGCGGCGAGGCGATGATGCTCTCCACCTCCTGGGAGCCGCTCGCCGTGACCGGGCGTACGCCGGTGATGCTCCCCGAGGAGGGCCCGCTCGGCGGCATGGGTGTCGTCGAGCGCATGGCGGCCATCGACGTGATCGTGGACAACGTCACCGAGGAGGTGGGCGCGCGCCCCGGCCTCGCCGAGGAGCTCCTGGCGCTCGGTGGCGTCCCCGGTCATGTGGTCGTCGTCATCCAGCGCACGTTCTACGCCTCGGGCCGCCCGGTGGAGACGGCCGACGTGGTGGTCCCGGCGGACCGGTACCGCATCGCCTATCACCTGCCGGTGAAGTGACGGAACGTCACGTCCCTCCCGTGTGACGTCCGGTGCGCCGCGCGGGCCGTCGACCGGTGCGCCGTTCGCGGGCCCGGTTGGAATCCGGCCTTTTCCCGCATCGCGGACAGGGGTGACTTCGTCCTGCTCGCGGGCGCGCGGGGAGTCGTGAGCGGCGCGTTCGGTGGCGTGCGCCCCCTGGCTCGTCGTTCCTTACTGGCCGGTTGCGTACCTCTTTGTGTAAACCCGTGTTCGCTGCGTGAAGGTAAGGCGTACGCTCGGGCATATGCGGATTGCGGTTTCGATGGAATGCGGGGTTCGACGGGGGCCCGAGGCGGGAAGTGGAGGGGCTCGATGAACGACAGCATGATCACGCTTCCCTGGCTCGTCATACGGCAGGACGACAACGGCAATCGCTATCGCGTGGGCAGGTACGCGACCCGCGCCGAGGCCCAGAAGATCGCGGACAGCCTCGACAGCCGCGGACACAAGCAGCTCTACTGGGTCGAGCGCGTCGGGGCGAACGGAACCCGCTGAACCGGCCGCATCCGGACCCCCTCCCGCTCCCGTAGGCTCCGGCGCATGACGGAACCGATCGTGGTGGTCGCGGGCGCCGTGGTGCGCGACGGGCGTCTGCTGGCGGCCCGCCGCAGCGCGCCCCCCGAGCTCGCCGGGCGCTGGGAGCTGCCGGGCGGCAAGGTCGAGCCCGGTGAGACCCCCGAACGCGCCCTCGTGCGCGAGTTGCGCGAGGAACTCGGCATCGACACACGCGCGCTGGAGCGTGTTCCCGGCGAGTGGCCCCTGAAGCCGGGCTACTCCCTGGTGGTGTGGGCCGCACGGCTGCTGCCCGGCTCGGCCGAACCGGCACCCCTCCAGGACCACGACGAACTGCGCTGGCTGACACCCGGAGAGATCTGGGACGTGGACTGGCTCGACCAGGACGTGCCGGCGGTCAAGAGCGCACTGCCCCGGCTCGATCAGGGCGCGTGACGATCCGGCAGCCCGTATGAGCGCCGTTCGCGCCACAGCGTGCCCCGGGGCGCGGTAAAGCGTCACCGATATCGGGTATGTGCCCATTAACCCCCCGAAACCGGGCGTGGGTGGGTTTCTGGTCTGGGAAGTGATCGGCTTGATCGACACTGACGGCTACTGTGCCGAGTGGACCTTTCCCGCGGAGCCCGGTGCCGTCCGCACCGCCCGCGCCGTCGTCCGGGGACAGCTGCGCGAATGGGACCTCGAATCCCTCGGCGACATCACCGCACTGCTCGTCAGCGAACTGGTGACGAACTCCCTCCGGCACGCGACGGGCCCGATCGGCGTCCGTCTCGTACGTCCCGAGGGGGCGCCGGGCGTGCCGGGGGCGCTGCGCGTCGAGGTCTCCGACCCGCTGCCCGACCCGCCGCGCGAACGGGCCGCCGACACCTCCGACGAGAGCGGCCGCGGACTCCAGCTCGTGGCCGGGTCGTGCAGACGCTGGGGCACCTGGCCCGCGGACAACGGCAAGACGGTCTGGTTCGAGCTGGCCGTTCCGGACTGAGGGACGGAAGACGGGAACGACCGCGCGGCACGCGGCCGGATCACGCCGCCGACCGGAGTCCGCTTGTTTGGTTCGACGGGGCGCCACCTGGTTAGAAGACTGGGAGTATGTCGCGGCCGGTCCAAAAACCATCGGGACCGTGCTGTGATCGTGAACACCGTGTCGTGCGGCCCCGTAGTGCTGGATACTGCGGGCAGCCGCCTCCGGTGACCGGTGCCGGACGCGGTGAGCTGGAGGGGACGGTTCGCGTGAGCGAGATACCAGCGAAGGCCACGGAGTCCGAGGACCCGTCGGACGGCGCGAGGGCTGATGCGGCGGGCGATGTCGCGCGCGCGGTTCCGGGCGAGTCCGCGGGCGCCACGGGCGCGGCCGGCGGTGTGACGGCGGACGCGGCCGAGGACGGGGCCGGCCGCACGACCGGCGACGCGACGGGTGGAACGCCGGGCGGGACGGCCGGTGAGGTGCCGGGTGACATCACGGGCGAGGTGCCCGGAGACGCGACCGGCGAGGCGCCCGGTGACGCGATGTGGCAGAGCAGTCCGCCCGGTTCCATCTACGACTACATCAAGGCCGCCTCCTTCTCCATCGGCGCGGACGGGCTCGTCGACCAGTGGAGCCTGCGGGCCGAGCAGATCTTCGGCATCCCGGCGGAGCGGGCCGTCGGCCTGGATCCCATCCAGGCGTTCGTCCCCGCGGACCGGCGCGAGTCCGGTCAGCGGAAGATGGCGGAGATCCTGGACGGCCGCGAGTGGACCGGTCTCGTGCCCTTCCGCACACCCGCCGCCGAAGGCGCGGGCGAGGGCGCCGGGGACCCCGGGGGCAGGGAGGGCCTCGCCGAGGTCTACGTCATGCCGACGACCACCGAACACGGTGAGCGGGCCGCCGTATGCATCGTGGTGGACGTCAGGACCCTGCGGACGATCGAGACGGACCTCGCCGCCTCGCAGGCCATTTTCGGTCAATCTCCGTTCGGCTTCCTGCTGATCGACACCGATCTCCAGGTCCGGCGCGCCAACAAGCGGTTCGCCTCGATCTTCGGCGGCACCGTCGACGACCATCGCGGCAAGGGCGTCCACGACTATCTCCCGCACGCGGAGGCCGAGCGGGTGACGGCGGTCCTGCGCCGGGTCCTCGAAACCGGTGACTCCATCACGGACATGCACGTCACCGGGCAGGTCCCCGGATCCGACGAGCGCCGCCACTGGTCCATCAACCTCTACCGCGTGCACAGCGGCAGCGGCCGCCCCATCGGTATCGCCTGGCTCGGAACCGACATCACCTCCCGCCGCGCCGCCGCCCGTGAAGCGGCCGCCGCCCGGCGCAATCTCGCCCTGCTGAACGAGGCCGGCGCCCGCATAGGCAACTCCCTCGACCTGGAGACCACCGCGCGCGAACTGCTCGACGTCGTGGTCCCCGGCTTCTGCGACCTCGCGACGGTCGACCTGTACCAGGGACTGCTGGCCGGCGACGAGACCCCGCCCGGCCTCGCGGACGGCAGCGCCGAACTGCGCCGGGTGGCCTTCGCCAGCGCCGTCTCCGACGCGCCGTTCGCCGGCGGCCCGGCCCCCGTGGCCGTCGGCGCCGTCCACCACTACCCGTTCAACTCGCCCTGCGCGGACGCCCTGCGCACCGCGCGCCCCCAGCACCTGCCCGCCGACGACGGCGGCCTCATACAGTCCACCCTCGCCGTCCCGATGGTCGCCCACGACACGGTCGTGGGACTCGCCCAGTTCTCCCGTACGAAGGGCAGCGAACCGTTCGGGGAACGCGACCGCGCCCTGGCCGTGGAGCTCGCCGCCCGCGCCGCCGTCTGCATCGACAACGCGCGCCTGTACCGCCGCGAGCACGAACGCGCCCTGATCCTCCAGCGGTCCCTGCTGCCCCCGGGCGACCCCGAGGCCTCGGGCCTCGACATCGCGTGCCGCTATCTGCCCGGCAACGCGGCCACCGAGGTCGGCGGCGACTGGTTCGACGTCATCGAACTCCCGGGCCACCGCACGGCGCTCGTGGTGGGTGACGTGATGGGCCGCGGACTGCGCGCCGCCGTGGCGATGGGTGAACTGCGCACCGCGGTACGCACCTTGGCGCTGCTCGACCTCGAACCCGCCGAGGTCCTCTCGGCGCTGGACGAGATCGCGCGCGGCCTCGGCACCCCCGGAGGCGTCCAGCAGGCCACCCGCGCGGGCCGCCAGCCCCGCGACGCCGACCTCTCCGAGGTGTACCTCGCGACCTGCGTCTACGCCGTCTACGACTCGGTGACCCGCCGGTGCACCTTCGCCAACGCGGGCCATCTGCCGCCCGTGCTCGTCGAGCCGGGCGAGAACGCGCTGATGCTCGACGTGCCGCCCGGCATGCCGCTCGGGGTGGGCGGCGAGCCCTTCGAGGAGGTGGAGGTCGAACTGCCCGAGGGCGCCCTGCTGGCGCTCTACACGGACGGGCTGGTCGAATCGCGCGACCACCCCCTGGACGAGGGCCTCCAGGCGTTCGTCGGCGCCCTCACCGACCCCTCCAGGCCGCTGGAGGACGTCTGCGACCACGTCCTGAACACCCTCGACACCCACCACGGCGAGGACGACATCGCCCTGCTGATGGCTCGTGTCCAGGGACTGCCCGCCGAGTCCGTCGGCGACTGGACCCTGCCGCGCGAGCCGCGCAGCGTGGGGCGGGCCCGCGAGTACGCGCGCACCCAGCTCGTCGCCTGGGACCTCGAACCCCTCGTCGACACGACGGAACTGCTGGTCAGTGAGCTGGTGACGAACGCCCTGCGCTACGGCGAGGGCGAGATCAGGCTGCGGCTGCTCCTCGACCGCACCCTCGTCTGCGAGGTCTGGGACGCCGGACTCGTCCAGCCGCGCCGCCGCCGCGCCCGTGACACGGACGAGGGCGGCCGGGGCCTTCAGCTGGTCGGTCTGCTCTCCGCGGGCTGGGGCTCCCGCCGGACCCCCCGGGGCAAGACGGTGTGGTTCGAACTCCCCCTCCCGGACGGAGGGACCCCCCTCACCGACCCGGCGGAAGCACTCCTGAGCCTGTTCTGAGGAGTTGAGGGGCTGACTGGGCTGACGGACTGACGGGCTGACGGGCTGACGACTGAGGGTCCTGAGGGCTGGAAAGCCGAGGGGCCCCGGGCCGAGAGCCGTTCCGGGCCCCGCCCGCCCCGTCCCACGCCGGCCCGGTGAGGCGCGCCCCGGGGCGGTCAGGTGAAGAACGCCCCCCGGCGGCCCCGGGTGCGGGGGCCGCCGTAGCTCATCGGGCCGCCCTCGCCGTCGCCCAGGAGGATCCCGCCGAGCACCGCGCCACCCGCTCCGGCTCCGCCGCGGCCGCCCGAGGGGTTTCCGTACGCCCGTACGTCCCGCTCGGCGAGCCGGCGCGCCTCCCGGGCCAGGTCGTCGGCCCGCAGCACCTCCGAGAGCGGGGCGGACCCCGGCCCGAGCAGCCGCCGTGCCTCGGCCAGCCGGGTCCGCGCCTCGCCGCCGACCGCGCCGCGGTGCGTACCGACGAAGCACGCGGCCCCGGCGAGCGCGCTGCGGGCGGGGACGAGCGCGTGGTCCCGCCCGTCGGGGCCGTCACCGCCGCCCGCCCCGGCCAGGCCGGCGGCCGCCTCCGTGACCCGGCGCAGCGCGTCCAGCGGATCGTGGGGCCCGGCCGCCGTCTCGTGACCGACCGCGGAGAGCACGGACTCCGCGTGCCCCAGCGCCCCGACGAGCCCGGCGCGGGCCTCCGCCGGGAGGGCCAGGACCGTGTCGCGCGCGGCCTTCGCCGCCGCGATCGCCTCGGGCAGCGCGGCCTCCGCCGCGGCCAGTTCACCGGCCAGCCGGTCCACACCGTCCGCCAGGTCCAGGGCCTGTGCCAACGCCCCTTCCGCCGCCCGCAGATGGGCCGCAGCCTTCGCGCCGTCGCCCCGGCCCGCGTACTGCCGTGCCTGGTTGAGGTGCGAGGTCGTGAACAGGAGCCGGTCCTTGGCCTGTTCGGCGTGGCCGAGGACCGGGAGCGAGGCGGCGGGCGTGTACCGGTCGTGGAGTCCGGCGATCGTGGCCTCGGCGGCGCGGGTGTGCGCGCCCGCCTCACGGAAGCGGGTCTCCGCCGCCTCCAGCGCGGCCACCGCGTTGCGCTCCAGGGCCCGGATCTGGTCGAACCCCGGAGCGGCCGCGTCCAGCCGCTCCCCGGCGTCCTGGCACAGGGCGACGATCTCCTCCAGGACCCCCCTGCGGTGGTCCTCGTCCTCGGCCGGGTCAGCGCCGGCGCCGGACCCCTCCGCCTCGTCGAGGCGCTGCCGCAGCCGGAAGGCCGCGGCGAGTCCGGCTTCCGCGTGCCGCAGGTCGTACACGAACGGTTCGATGGCGTCGCCCGGCGCGCGGTCCGCGGCGAGAGCGAGCTCCTCGGCGGCGACCCGTGCGCAGTCGTCGGTCTCGACGAGCAACCGCACGGCCCGCAGGTCGAGTTCGGACAGCGGGACGAGCGCGGCGTCGCCGCCGGGTGTCGTCCGGGTCGTCGCCCGCCGTCTGCGGCGCCCGTACCCGTACGCCGCGACCGCGCCCGCCGCGCCCGCCGCGACCAGGGGCGGCACCAGATCGCCCGTCGCCGTCGCGTCCTGCGCGGTCGCGGCCGGCGGGGGACCGGCGCCCGTCTCGCGCGCCGCGCCGGCCGGGACGTCGGCCCCCGCCCGCGCCAGTGGCAGCAGCAGCCAGCCCATCGCGACCAGCCCCCCGAGCACGGCATGCGCCACCCGCACGGCTATGTGCGACGGGACCCGGCGCGACCGGCTACGGCTCTGGGGCGACGTCACATTTGGGAGCGTATGGCCGTTCGAGCGCCTCCGCGACCGGTATACGAGGAGTTGGGGGCAGTTGGGGTACGGGAGGTACGGGTGATCGCGAGAGGGGTTCGAGGGACCCGCCCGCGTCCTCCCTCGGGGGGCGAGGACCGGGGCGACGCCGTACCGCGGACGAGGGCTCAGGAGAGGTGACCGTCCCCGGTCCGCGTGTCATGATCAGGTCGCGCGCCCTTACGGCGCGCGGGGGAATGGGGGTCCGATGCACTGGTATCTCGTGGGGATCGACGCGCTGCTCGTCGTCGCGTACGCCGGATTCGGCGTCGCGGCCCTGACGGCCTACTGGGTTCCGCCGTGGTTCCGGCGCCGGGTCGTGCGCCCGAAGCTGTTCGGATGGGGCGCGCTGGCGGGAGCCGCGGGCCTGGCCCTGTTCGTGCTGCCCGGACCCTTCCACGGCCCCGACGCCGACCTGACACCCGCCGCCATGGCGGGGATCCCCCTGTTCATCGCGGGCATGGTGCTCCAGGGCATGTCGCAGCACCCCGGCCGGCGCGGCGCGGCCCCCGCGGACACCGAGAACGGATGACGGCGGGCCGGGCGAGGGCGGGGGACGGTGTGCCGCCCCCCGGTCCTTGTCCCGGCCCGCGTCCCGTTCCGGCCCGCGTCCCGGGTCCTGTTCCGGCCGGCGTCCCGGTCCTGTTCCGGTCCGCGTCCTGGTCCGCCGCCTACGTCCGCCGTCGGCCGATCTTCGAGCCCAGCCACACGAGCGGGTCGTACTTGCGGTCGACGGCCCGTTCCTTCAAGGGGATCAGCGCGTTGTCCGTGATCCTGATGCCCTCGGGGCAGACCTCCGTGCAGCACTTGGTGATGTTGCAGTAGCCGAGCCCGTGCTCGTCCTGGGCCGTGGCCTTGCGGTCGAGGCCGGACTCCGCAGCCGCGTCCAGCGGATGCATGTCCAGCTCCGCCACCCGCATCAGGAAGCGCGGACCGGCGAACGCGGGCTTGTTCTCCTCGTGGTCACGCACCACATGGCAGGTGTCCTGGCACAGGAAGCACTCGATGCACTTGCGGAACTCCTGCGACCGGTCGACGTCCTCCTGCATCATCCGGTACTCGCCGGGGCCGACACCGGCGGGCGGGACGAAGGCCGGGATCTGCCGCGCCTTGTCGTAGTTGAAGCCGACGTCGGTCACCAGATCCCGGACGACCGGGAAGGCGCGCAACGGGGTGACGGTGATCGTCTCCTCCCGGGTGAACACCGACATCCGCGTCATGCACATCAGCCGCGGCCGGCCGTTGATCTCCGCCGAGCACGAACCGCACTTGCCCGCCTTGCAGTTCCAGCGCACGGCGAGGTCGGGCGCCCGGGTCGCCTGGATCCTGTGGATGATGTCGAGCACCACCTCGCCGTCGTTGACCTCGACCCCGAAGTCCTCCAGGCCGCCGCCCTTCACATCCCCGCGCCACACCTTGAAGCGGGCTTCGTAGCTGCTCACTCGTACAGCTCCTCTTCGGCGAGGTACTTGACCAGCTCCTCCTTCTCGAAGAGGGCGAGCAGGTCGGGGCGGATGGGCTGGGTGGTCTCGTTCGCCAGGTCGATCTGTCCGGCCACCGGGTCGGTCGCGGCCAGCCCGCCGGTGGGGTCGGCCAGCCGGCACAGCAGGTTGATCCGGCGCCAGGAACGCTCCATCGCCGGGTGGTCCTCGCGGGTGTGCCCGCCGCGCGATTCCGCGCGCTCCAGCGCCGCCCGTGCCACGCACTCGCTGACCAGCAGCATGTTCCTGAGGTCGAGGGCGAGGTGCCAGCCCGGGTTGAACTGACGGTGGCCCTCCACCCCGGCCCGGCGTGCCCGTACCCGCAGCTCGGCCAGCTTCTCCAGGGCCTGCTCCATCTCGCCCTCGCGGCGGATGATGCCGACCAGGTCGTTCATGGTCTGCTGGAGCTCCTGGTGCAGGGTGTACGGGTTCTCGGGCGGCTGTGCGGCGGGAGCAGCGCCCCGGGCGGACGAGGCGGGGACGGACTCGGGACCCTCGGCCGAGAAGGGCCGCAGCGCCTCCGCGGCGGCCGCGTCGACCTGGACGTCGTCCACGGGCGGGCGGGAGCCGGGCCCGGTGAGACCGGCCGCGTACTCCGCCGCGTGCCAGCCTGCCCGGCGCCCGAACACCAGCAGATCGGAAAGGGAGTTGCCGCCCAGCCGGTTGGAGCCGTGCATACCGCCCGCGACCTCGCCGGCCGCGAACAGCCCGGGCACTCCGCGTGCCGCCGCCGTGTCCGAGTCCACCGCGATGCCGCCCATCACGTAGTGGCAGGTGGGCCCGACCTCCATGGCCTCCGCCGTGATGTCCACGTCGGCCAGCTCCTTGAACTGGTGGTACATGGACGGCAGTCGGCGTTTGATCACCTCGGCGGGCATCCGGGTCGACACGTCGAGGAACACGCCCCCGTGCGGGGAGCCGCGGCCCGCCTTCACCTCGGAGTTGATGGCCCGTGCCACCTCGTCGCGCGGCAGCAGCTCCGGAGGGCGCCGGTTGTGGTCCGGGTCCTCGTACCAGCGGTCGCCCTCCTCCTCCGACTGCGCGTACTTCTCCTTGAAGACGTCGGGGACGTAGTCGAACATGAACCGCTTGCCCTCGGAGTTGCGCAGCACCCCGCCGTCGCCGCGCACCGACTCGGTGACGAGGATGCCCTTGACCGACGGCGGCCAGACCATGCCGGTGGGATGGAACTGCACGAACTCCATGTTCAGCAGCGGCGCCCCGGCGAGCAGTGCCAGCGCGTGCCCGTCGCCCGTGTACTCCCACGAGTTGGACGTCACCTTGAAGGACTTGCCGATCCCGCCGGTGGCGATGACCACCGAGGGCGCCCCGAGGACGAAGAAGCGCCCGGACTCGCGCTCGTAGCAGAAGGCCCCGGAGACCCGCTCCCCGTCCTTGAGTATCCGTGTGACGGTGCACTCCTGATAGACCTTCAGGCGCGACTCGTAGTCACCTGTCTCCTTCATGTCCTCCTGCTGGAGGGACACGATCTTCTGCTGGAGCGTGCGGATCAGTTCGAGTCCGGTGCGGTCGCCGACGTGGGCCAGGCGCGGGTACTCGTGGCCGCCGAAGTTGCGCTGCGAGATGCGCCCGTCCTTCGTCCGGTCGAACAGCGCGCCCCAGGTCTCCAGTTCCCAGACCCGGTCCGGTGCCTCGCGGGCGTGCAGTTCGGCCATCCGCCACTGGTTGAGGAACTTGCCGCCGCGCATCGTGTCCCGGAAGTGGACCTGCCAGTTGTCGCCGGAGTTCACATTGCCCATGGCGGCCGCGATGCCGCCCTCGGCCATCACCGTGTGGGCCTTGCCGAACAGCGACTTGCAGATCACCGCCGTACGGGCGCCGCGCTCGCGTGCCTCGATCGCGGCACGCAGTCCGGCGCCACCGGCACCGACCACGACGACGTCCCACTCCTGTCGGTCGACCACGGACATCAGGGGGCTCCACCCAATCTAGAAGAAGCGCGGATCGTCGAAGGCGCCGGACGCGACGAGGTACACGTAGAAGTCGGCGAGCGCCACGCTCACCAACGACGCCCAGGCCAGCAGCATGTGACGGGCGTTCAGCTTCCCGACCCACTGCCACATCCGGTACCGCACGGGATGCCTGGAGAAGTGTTTGAGCTTCCCGCCGACGATGTGCCGGCAGGAGTGGCAGGAGAGGGTGTACGCCCAGATCAGCGTGATGTTCACCAGGAACACCAGGGAGCCGAGGCCCATGTGGCCCCAGGCGTAGTGCTCGTCGCGGAAGGAGAGCACGGTGTCGTAGGTGAGGATGCCGGCGACGACGAGGGCCGCGTAGAAGAAGTACCGGTGGACGTTCTGGAGGATCAGCGGGAAGCGCGTCTCGCCCGAGTACTTCTTGTGCGGCTCGGCCACCGCACAGGCCGGGGGGCTCGCCCAGAAGCCCCGGTAGTAGGCCTTGCGGTAGTAGTAGCAGGTCAGCCGGAAGCCGAGCGGGAAGACCAGGATGATGATCGCGGGGGAGATGCCCCACCAGCTCCCGAACAGGTCCGCGTTCGGGCCGGAGCGCATCGTCCCGCACCGCTCCGCCAGACAGGGCGAGTAGAACGGCGAGACGTAGGGCGCCGCGTAGTAGTGCGTGTCCGAGAAGGCCCGCCACGTCGAGTACACGACGAAGGCCAGCAGCCCGGCCGCGGTGGCGGCCGGCGCCAGCCACCAGCGGTCGGTCCGCAGATGCGGGGCGGCGATCGCGGCGCGCGTACCGCCGCGCACACCGCCGCTGTTCGGATGAGGTTCCGTACCAGTGGCCAACTTCGCACTCCGGTCGGGTTCGGGGGCGCGCCGAGGTCGGGGGCGCTAGTGGGAGGGACCGTGGTGCGCGCCGAGACCCTCGTCGTCGGAATCGGTCCACAGGGAGCTGTCGTACGGCGTGTCGGGGACGGGCACCAGGTCGGGCAGCCGGCCGTACGCCGGCCCCGCAGGTCCCGGCACGCCCGGGAGCGCGGCCGCGCGGCCCGCGGCGGACTCGCGCAGCAGCGCGAGGCTCTCGCGCAGGTGGTCGGCGTCGGCGCGCACACGGCGCATCTCCAGACCGGCACCCATCTGCTGTTCCAGGCGTCCCACCGACCGGTGCAGATCGTCGAGGCAGCGCTGGACTGACGTCAGGTCGTCGTGCACGGACATGACTTGCCCTCACTTCCGTGGGCCCCGCGGCCTTCAGGCGGCAACGTTCATGCGCCTGCGAGTGTTGCGCGTCACCCG
Proteins encoded:
- a CDS encoding ATP-binding protein codes for the protein MIGLIDTDGYCAEWTFPAEPGAVRTARAVVRGQLREWDLESLGDITALLVSELVTNSLRHATGPIGVRLVRPEGAPGVPGALRVEVSDPLPDPPRERAADTSDESGRGLQLVAGSCRRWGTWPADNGKTVWFELAVPD
- a CDS encoding GntR family transcriptional regulator; the protein is MTFGEQPAYLRVAGDLRKKIVDGSLPPHTRLPSQARIREEYGVSDTVALEARKVLMAEGLVEGRSGSGTYVRERPVPRRLARSGYRQDSGATPFRQEQADLAVRGTWESHSRQVEASGAIAERLDIQPGDRVMCTNYVYRDGGEAMMLSTSWEPLAVTGRTPVMLPEEGPLGGMGVVERMAAIDVIVDNVTEEVGARPGLAEELLALGGVPGHVVVVIQRTFYASGRPVETADVVVPADRYRIAYHLPVK
- a CDS encoding (deoxy)nucleoside triphosphate pyrophosphohydrolase, giving the protein MTEPIVVVAGAVVRDGRLLAARRSAPPELAGRWELPGGKVEPGETPERALVRELREELGIDTRALERVPGEWPLKPGYSLVVWAARLLPGSAEPAPLQDHDELRWLTPGEIWDVDWLDQDVPAVKSALPRLDQGA
- a CDS encoding SPOR domain-containing protein; this translates as MNDSMITLPWLVIRQDDNGNRYRVGRYATRAEAQKIADSLDSRGHKQLYWVERVGANGTR
- a CDS encoding DUF4190 domain-containing protein; protein product: MAIPPPPGPQQPEGQYPPPGTPPYPHAPYPQGPAPQGPYAQGPYAQGPYQQGPYAGPYQPWGQGYSPYNRPAPFNGLAIAALVLGILCFLPAVGLLLGIVALVQIRKRGERGKGMAVAGMILSSIGVVLLALMVATGGARDFWDGFKEGADSGGSSLSLHKGQCFDAPSGTLEGVAYDVDFVPCSGKHDAEVFAEATAHDGSYPGDSAVSAEAGDMCYTLTDTYAMDGWAVPDDVDVYYFTPTRQSWSRGDREITCMFGNTDEHATLTGSLRKDSTTLDADQLAYLEAARILNRAMDTAPEAQYVEDDLPGHKKWATRVSGALAKQTGMLRGHTFAPAVNRRVAVLAKNLDRARAEWLKAAGSPDADTFYAHYDKAMKFMDPDKTVTTRKALGLATTPPKEDQGGSGGSGGEDGSGIEV
- a CDS encoding succinate dehydrogenase/fumarate reductase iron-sulfur subunit, yielding MSSYEARFKVWRGDVKGGGLEDFGVEVNDGEVVLDIIHRIQATRAPDLAVRWNCKAGKCGSCSAEINGRPRLMCMTRMSVFTREETITVTPLRAFPVVRDLVTDVGFNYDKARQIPAFVPPAGVGPGEYRMMQEDVDRSQEFRKCIECFLCQDTCHVVRDHEENKPAFAGPRFLMRVAELDMHPLDAAAESGLDRKATAQDEHGLGYCNITKCCTEVCPEGIRITDNALIPLKERAVDRKYDPLVWLGSKIGRRRT
- a CDS encoding SpoIIE family protein phosphatase encodes the protein MSEIPAKATESEDPSDGARADAAGDVARAVPGESAGATGAAGGVTADAAEDGAGRTTGDATGGTPGGTAGEVPGDITGEVPGDATGEAPGDAMWQSSPPGSIYDYIKAASFSIGADGLVDQWSLRAEQIFGIPAERAVGLDPIQAFVPADRRESGQRKMAEILDGREWTGLVPFRTPAAEGAGEGAGDPGGREGLAEVYVMPTTTEHGERAAVCIVVDVRTLRTIETDLAASQAIFGQSPFGFLLIDTDLQVRRANKRFASIFGGTVDDHRGKGVHDYLPHAEAERVTAVLRRVLETGDSITDMHVTGQVPGSDERRHWSINLYRVHSGSGRPIGIAWLGTDITSRRAAAREAAAARRNLALLNEAGARIGNSLDLETTARELLDVVVPGFCDLATVDLYQGLLAGDETPPGLADGSAELRRVAFASAVSDAPFAGGPAPVAVGAVHHYPFNSPCADALRTARPQHLPADDGGLIQSTLAVPMVAHDTVVGLAQFSRTKGSEPFGERDRALAVELAARAAVCIDNARLYRREHERALILQRSLLPPGDPEASGLDIACRYLPGNAATEVGGDWFDVIELPGHRTALVVGDVMGRGLRAAVAMGELRTAVRTLALLDLEPAEVLSALDEIARGLGTPGGVQQATRAGRQPRDADLSEVYLATCVYAVYDSVTRRCTFANAGHLPPVLVEPGENALMLDVPPGMPLGVGGEPFEEVEVELPEGALLALYTDGLVESRDHPLDEGLQAFVGALTDPSRPLEDVCDHVLNTLDTHHGEDDIALLMARVQGLPAESVGDWTLPREPRSVGRAREYARTQLVAWDLEPLVDTTELLVSELVTNALRYGEGEIRLRLLLDRTLVCEVWDAGLVQPRRRRARDTDEGGRGLQLVGLLSAGWGSRRTPRGKTVWFELPLPDGGTPLTDPAEALLSLF